A portion of the Natronococcus sp. AD-5 genome contains these proteins:
- a CDS encoding YihY/virulence factor BrkB family protein: protein MDLRRAGSVARDVVSVVRENNVTFMAGSIAHAAFLSILPLLLLLFIIVGAVGNEYLTEQIVAMAREHLSPAGEGLVFEALTHASDRAGASLIGIASLLWGMLRIFRGINTAFDELYGGDGSSFPKKMLDGVVVFVVILIATVGGGFVTAAFGAVDHPLVEAITPFALFVGLTVAFFPMYYVFPDPDLTVREALPGAIVAAAGWVLLEAVFGIYVGLVDTVGTYETLGAVILLLVWLYGNALVLLVGTAVNVVVGDYHRADARTDRAEDGGDSTESVRV from the coding sequence ATGGACCTGCGACGGGCTGGTTCCGTCGCTCGAGACGTGGTGAGCGTCGTCCGCGAGAACAACGTGACGTTCATGGCAGGTAGCATCGCCCACGCCGCGTTTCTCTCCATCCTGCCGCTGCTATTGTTGCTATTCATCATCGTCGGCGCGGTCGGCAACGAGTACCTGACCGAGCAGATCGTCGCGATGGCGCGCGAGCACCTGAGCCCCGCCGGCGAGGGGCTGGTGTTCGAGGCGCTGACGCACGCCTCCGACCGCGCCGGCGCATCGCTCATCGGCATCGCCTCGCTGCTGTGGGGCATGCTGCGCATCTTCCGGGGCATCAACACCGCGTTCGACGAACTCTACGGCGGCGACGGGAGTTCGTTTCCGAAGAAAATGCTCGACGGCGTCGTCGTCTTCGTCGTGATCCTGATCGCGACCGTCGGGGGCGGATTCGTGACGGCCGCGTTCGGCGCGGTCGACCATCCGCTCGTCGAGGCGATAACCCCGTTCGCGCTGTTCGTCGGCCTGACCGTCGCGTTCTTTCCGATGTACTACGTCTTTCCCGACCCGGACCTGACCGTTCGCGAGGCTCTGCCGGGGGCGATCGTCGCCGCCGCGGGGTGGGTCCTGCTCGAGGCCGTCTTCGGGATCTACGTCGGTCTCGTCGACACCGTCGGCACCTACGAGACGCTCGGGGCGGTCATCCTGCTGCTCGTCTGGCTCTACGGCAACGCCCTCGTCCTGCTCGTCGGGACGGCGGTGAACGTGGTGGTCGGAGACTACCACCGGGCCGACGCTCGTACGGATCGGGCCGAGGACGGGGGCGATTCGACGGAGTCCGTCCGCGTGTGA
- a CDS encoding SDR family NAD(P)-dependent oxidoreductase: MHEPKFGVAGKTAIVTGASQGIGRAIAETLAAGGADVAICSRSMDRVGPVAEGIDEAEDVDGEALAVECNVREREQVEAFVEETVEEFGDVDILVNNAGGEFVAPFEDISPNGWDAIVDLNLNGTVHCTQVVGEAMRDGDGGVIINLSSVNGQHPAPNESHYGASKAAIIRLTETLAVEWAEDGIRVNCVAPGLVQTPGVADTLGIRSEQMPPREKTDRRIGHDEEIADVVQFLVSPAASFVTGETITAKGVPRPGNSFDVDLGLE, from the coding sequence ATGCACGAACCGAAGTTCGGAGTAGCGGGGAAGACGGCCATCGTTACGGGTGCGAGTCAGGGAATCGGCCGCGCCATCGCGGAGACGCTGGCGGCGGGCGGCGCCGACGTCGCGATCTGTTCGCGCTCGATGGACCGCGTCGGTCCGGTCGCCGAGGGGATCGACGAGGCCGAGGACGTCGACGGCGAGGCGCTCGCCGTCGAGTGTAACGTCCGCGAGCGCGAGCAGGTCGAGGCGTTCGTCGAGGAGACGGTCGAGGAGTTCGGTGACGTCGACATCCTCGTGAACAACGCCGGCGGCGAGTTCGTCGCACCCTTCGAGGACATCTCGCCGAACGGGTGGGACGCGATCGTCGACCTGAACCTCAACGGCACCGTCCACTGCACGCAGGTCGTCGGCGAGGCCATGCGCGACGGCGACGGCGGGGTCATCATCAACCTCTCGAGCGTGAACGGCCAGCACCCGGCGCCGAACGAGAGCCACTACGGCGCGTCGAAGGCCGCGATCATCCGGCTGACCGAGACGCTCGCCGTCGAGTGGGCCGAGGACGGGATCAGGGTCAACTGCGTCGCGCCCGGTCTCGTCCAGACGCCCGGCGTCGCGGACACGCTCGGCATTCGGAGCGAGCAGATGCCGCCGCGCGAGAAGACCGACCGCCGCATCGGCCACGACGAGGAGATCGCGGACGTCGTCCAGTTCCTCGTCAGCCCGGCCGCGTCGTTCGTGACCGGTGAGACGATCACCGCGAAGGGCGTCCCGCGACCCGGCAACTCCTTCGACGTCGATCTGGGGCTCGAGTAA